Proteins co-encoded in one Longimicrobium sp. genomic window:
- the serA gene encoding phosphoglycerate dehydrogenase — protein MTDRFRILVTDEVDPEGLAVLRGEPRVEVVEKPTRPLAEVLEEIGEYDAFIGRSATRVTGDLLRRGERLKVIGRAGVGVDNIDLPTATELGIAVINAPGGNTVSVAELFFGVVISLARHITRADASMREGRWDRSKLGGTEIRGRTLGIVGLGRIGSEVARRGRAFGMNLVAYDPYVGNGRFEELGVERAERLGDLLDRADVLTVHTPLTAETKGMIGAPELARLPRGAFVLNLARGGIVAEEPLIDALQSGRIGGAALDVYAAEPLAADSPLRRLPNVVLTPHLGASTSDAQRSVAIEACLSVRDALLTGDLSAAINAAGVGGAAWADLRPLLNLADRLGRLGRALLPGPLSSLELRYAGKRDQAPRPLLLGALMGAMRDVVDRRNVNMVNVHHVAAERGIETAFTRVDGPGDTGEEVELRLEGGDRSIRVVGALLGDVQGRIVRIGAFRVDVAPRGNMVVLRNRDVPGVIGRVGTILGEAGVNIAEYHQARLQVGGEALAAISVDGPMPKDVCDRLSTLPEVLDVRQVDME, from the coding sequence ATGACGGACCGCTTCCGCATCCTCGTCACCGACGAGGTGGACCCCGAGGGACTGGCCGTGCTCCGCGGCGAGCCGCGCGTGGAGGTGGTGGAGAAGCCCACGCGCCCGCTGGCCGAGGTGCTGGAGGAGATCGGCGAGTACGACGCCTTCATCGGCCGCAGCGCCACCCGCGTCACCGGCGACCTGCTGCGCCGCGGCGAGCGGCTGAAGGTGATCGGCCGCGCGGGCGTGGGCGTGGACAACATCGACCTCCCCACCGCCACCGAGCTGGGGATCGCGGTGATCAACGCGCCGGGCGGCAACACCGTCTCGGTGGCGGAGCTCTTCTTCGGCGTCGTCATCTCCCTCGCGCGCCACATCACCCGCGCCGACGCGTCGATGCGCGAGGGGCGGTGGGACCGCTCCAAGCTGGGGGGGACGGAGATCCGCGGGCGGACGCTGGGGATCGTGGGGCTGGGGCGCATCGGCAGCGAGGTGGCGCGCCGCGGCCGCGCCTTCGGGATGAACCTGGTGGCGTACGATCCGTACGTGGGCAACGGGCGGTTCGAGGAGCTGGGCGTGGAGCGCGCCGAGCGGCTGGGCGACCTGCTGGACCGCGCCGACGTGCTGACCGTGCACACCCCGCTGACGGCGGAGACGAAGGGGATGATTGGCGCGCCGGAGCTGGCGCGGCTCCCGCGCGGCGCCTTCGTGCTGAACCTGGCGCGCGGCGGCATCGTGGCCGAGGAGCCGCTGATCGACGCGCTGCAGAGCGGCCGCATCGGCGGCGCGGCGCTGGACGTGTACGCCGCCGAGCCGCTGGCGGCCGACAGCCCGCTGCGCAGGCTCCCCAACGTCGTCCTCACCCCGCACCTGGGCGCGTCGACCTCCGACGCGCAGCGCAGCGTGGCCATCGAGGCGTGCCTCTCCGTCCGCGACGCGCTGCTCACGGGCGACCTGTCGGCGGCGATCAACGCGGCGGGGGTGGGCGGCGCCGCGTGGGCGGACCTGCGGCCGCTGCTGAACCTGGCCGACCGGCTGGGGCGGCTGGGGCGCGCGCTCCTCCCCGGCCCGCTCAGCAGCCTGGAGCTGCGCTACGCCGGCAAGCGCGACCAGGCGCCGCGCCCGCTGCTGCTGGGCGCGCTGATGGGGGCCATGCGCGACGTGGTGGACCGACGCAACGTCAACATGGTCAACGTGCACCATGTGGCCGCCGAGCGGGGGATCGAGACGGCGTTCACGCGGGTGGACGGCCCCGGCGACACGGGCGAGGAGGTGGAGCTGCGGCTGGAGGGAGGCGACCGCAGCATCCGCGTGGTGGGCGCGCTCCTGGGCGACGTGCAGGGCCGCATCGTGCGCATCGGCGCCTTCCGCGTGGACGTGGCGCCGCGCGGGAACATGGTCGTCCTGCGCAACCGCGACGTCCCCGGCGTCATCGGCCGCGTCGGAACGATCCTAGGCGAGGCAGGCGTCAACATCGCCGAGTACCACCAGGCCCGTCTCCAGGTAGGCGGCGAGGCCCTCGCCGCCATCTCCGTCGACGGCCCGATGCCGAAGGACGTCTGCGACCGCCTCTCCACCCTCCCCGAGGTGCTGGACGTCCGCCAGGTGGACATGGAATAG
- a CDS encoding glycerophosphodiester phosphodiesterase — translation MRYIAASPDSTADGDAVFANRPLILGHRGAPREAPENTMRAFRRAMEQGADGIELDVQPSADGVPVILHDDTLDRTTDSRGDVADLAWESISAARAGGEPVPRLEEVAAWAAESGAFLNVEIKRRGVEAAALAAIAEAGRTRATLFSSFDVGSVAEVRRLDPSAACWLLTERWSPAVLELARDLGVGGVCLHDPLATPAVLETLRAASLGSVVWTVDKPGRIRALLRAGVAGIITNHPATGIQARAEVEAEGASSTG, via the coding sequence ATGCGCTACATTGCCGCGTCGCCCGATTCCACCGCTGATGGAGATGCCGTGTTCGCGAATCGCCCGCTCATCCTCGGCCACCGCGGCGCGCCGCGCGAGGCGCCGGAGAACACCATGCGCGCCTTCCGCCGGGCGATGGAGCAGGGCGCGGACGGCATCGAGCTGGACGTGCAGCCCTCCGCCGACGGCGTTCCCGTCATCCTGCACGACGACACGCTGGACCGCACCACGGACTCGCGCGGCGACGTCGCCGACCTGGCGTGGGAGAGTATCTCCGCCGCGCGCGCGGGCGGCGAGCCGGTGCCGCGGCTGGAGGAGGTGGCGGCGTGGGCGGCCGAGTCGGGCGCGTTCCTGAACGTCGAGATCAAGCGCCGCGGCGTGGAGGCCGCCGCGCTCGCCGCCATCGCCGAGGCGGGGCGGACGCGGGCGACACTCTTCTCCTCGTTCGACGTGGGCTCCGTGGCCGAGGTGCGGCGGCTGGACCCGTCCGCGGCGTGCTGGCTGCTGACGGAGCGGTGGAGCCCGGCGGTGCTGGAGCTGGCGCGCGACCTGGGCGTCGGGGGCGTGTGCCTGCACGATCCGCTCGCCACGCCCGCGGTGCTGGAGACGCTGCGCGCCGCCAGCCTGGGCTCGGTCGTGTGGACGGTGGACAAGCCCGGGCGCATCCGCGCGCTGCTGCGGGCCGGCGTCGCGGGGATCATCACCAATCATCCCGCCACCGGTATCCAGGCGCGCGCGGAGGTGGAGGCGGAGGGCGCGTCATCGACTGGGTGA
- a CDS encoding twin-arginine translocase TatA/TatE family subunit encodes MGLGLGPFEMILIFAVLLLLFGAKRLPELASGMGKGIRDFKRSLNGLDDQSVQANQQQNYLQATPAAPAQVAAAPAAPVVETPAAAGEPRRLG; translated from the coding sequence ATGGGACTCGGACTCGGCCCCTTCGAGATGATCCTGATCTTCGCCGTCCTGCTGCTGCTCTTCGGCGCGAAGCGGCTGCCCGAGCTCGCCAGCGGCATGGGCAAGGGGATCCGCGACTTCAAGCGCTCGCTGAACGGCCTCGACGACCAGTCGGTGCAGGCCAACCAGCAGCAGAACTACCTGCAGGCGACGCCCGCCGCGCCCGCGCAGGTCGCCGCCGCCCCGGCCGCGCCGGTCGTGGAGACGCCCGCCGCCGCCGGCGAGCCCCGGCGCCTCGGCTGA
- a CDS encoding nucleotidyltransferase domain-containing protein codes for MELDQLSAFVGSEARARLLAHFVARPESRLHVRALERDTGIGKRSLQKELARLVEMGLVRREHEGRRVVYVRSGYTPEWRAIEKLVATYGIPLLLRAGLAGVPGVEAAFIFGSLARGDARPDSDIDLLVYGEELGDSFDFLYIFGLLDRKLDDKWIDRERFLRWNDPRVSFLPSALRAPKIWLIGSENLFPQRERMAA; via the coding sequence ATGGAACTGGATCAGCTCTCCGCCTTCGTAGGCTCCGAGGCCCGCGCCCGCCTGCTCGCGCACTTCGTCGCGCGGCCGGAGTCGCGGCTGCACGTGCGCGCGCTGGAGCGCGACACCGGCATCGGCAAGCGCTCGCTGCAGAAGGAGCTGGCCCGGCTGGTGGAGATGGGGCTGGTGCGGCGCGAGCACGAGGGCCGGCGCGTGGTGTACGTGCGCAGCGGCTACACGCCCGAGTGGCGCGCGATCGAGAAGCTGGTGGCCACGTACGGCATCCCCCTCCTCCTCCGCGCGGGGCTCGCGGGCGTTCCCGGCGTGGAGGCGGCGTTCATCTTCGGCTCCCTCGCCCGCGGCGACGCCCGCCCCGACAGCGACATCGACCTGCTTGTGTACGGGGAGGAGCTCGGCGATTCCTTCGATTTCCTGTACATCTTCGGCCTGCTCGATCGCAAGCTCGACGACAAGTGGATCGACCGGGAGCGTTTCCTTCGCTGGAACGACCCGCGGGTCAGCTTTCTCCCGTCGGCGCTTCGCGCCCCGAAGATCTGGCTGATCGGCTCCGAGAACCTCTTCCCGCAGCGGGAGCGAATGGCCGCATGA
- the mpl gene encoding UDP-N-acetylmuramate:L-alanyl-gamma-D-glutamyl-meso-diaminopimelate ligase: MTDMRSTVQSSTPRHYHLIGIAGTAMASLAGLLRAAGHTVTGSDENVYPPMSDQLREMGIDYAVGFRPENLEPRPDWVIVGNAISRGNPELEAVLDRRLPYTSAAHTLKEEFLRTRKVLAVAGTHGKTTTTSLLAAALEGAGLNPSFLIGGVAENFGSSYRLTDSEWFVIEADEYDTAYFDKGPKMWHYLPYVGLVNNIEFDHADIYRDEEAYRFAFARFINLVPGNGALVAGWDSPIVRELAPKAFAPVESFAYGDGASGDGGHPVWTAEGVEFGAEGTRFTVLRGGERWGEVDTPLSGAFNVRNCLAVIAVAEFIGADRDGVREGLRTFRSVKRRMEVRGEARGVTVIDDFAHHPTAVRETIDAVRQRYGDRPLVAIFEPRSYTAQRREFQDAYRAAFASADQVVLAGLFHPERYTEQTAMNPRELVEAWKGEGKEAWYIPEPDDIVAHLAPRLHHREVVLVMSNGGFGGIHDKLLKALGEGG; encoded by the coding sequence ATGACCGACATGCGCTCCACCGTGCAGAGCTCCACCCCACGCCACTACCACCTGATCGGCATCGCGGGGACGGCGATGGCCTCGCTCGCCGGGCTGCTGCGCGCGGCGGGGCACACGGTCACCGGGAGCGACGAGAACGTCTACCCGCCCATGTCGGACCAGCTGCGGGAGATGGGGATCGACTACGCGGTCGGCTTCCGGCCCGAGAACCTGGAGCCGCGCCCGGACTGGGTGATCGTGGGAAACGCCATCTCCCGCGGGAACCCCGAGCTGGAGGCGGTGCTGGACCGGCGGCTGCCGTACACCTCGGCGGCGCACACCCTGAAGGAAGAGTTCCTGCGCACCCGCAAGGTGCTGGCGGTGGCGGGAACGCACGGGAAGACGACCACCACGTCGCTGCTGGCCGCGGCGCTCGAGGGCGCGGGGCTGAACCCGTCGTTCCTGATCGGCGGGGTGGCCGAGAACTTCGGCAGCAGCTACCGGCTGACCGACTCGGAGTGGTTCGTGATCGAGGCCGACGAGTACGACACGGCGTACTTCGACAAGGGCCCCAAGATGTGGCACTACCTGCCGTACGTGGGGCTGGTGAACAACATCGAGTTCGACCACGCCGACATCTACCGCGACGAGGAGGCGTACCGCTTCGCCTTCGCGCGCTTCATCAACCTCGTCCCCGGCAACGGCGCGCTGGTGGCCGGGTGGGACTCGCCCATCGTGCGCGAGCTGGCGCCGAAGGCCTTCGCGCCGGTGGAGAGCTTCGCCTACGGCGACGGTGCTTCCGGAGACGGCGGGCACCCGGTGTGGACGGCGGAGGGGGTGGAGTTCGGGGCGGAGGGAACGCGCTTCACCGTGCTGCGCGGCGGCGAGCGCTGGGGCGAGGTGGACACGCCGCTCTCCGGCGCGTTTAACGTGCGCAATTGTCTGGCGGTGATCGCGGTGGCCGAGTTCATCGGCGCCGACCGCGACGGCGTGCGCGAGGGGCTGCGCACCTTCCGCAGCGTGAAGCGGCGCATGGAGGTGCGCGGCGAGGCGCGCGGGGTCACGGTGATCGACGACTTCGCGCACCATCCCACCGCTGTGCGCGAGACCATCGACGCGGTGCGGCAGCGGTACGGCGACCGGCCTCTCGTCGCGATCTTCGAGCCGCGCAGCTACACGGCGCAGCGCCGCGAATTCCAGGATGCGTACCGGGCCGCGTTCGCCTCGGCGGACCAGGTGGTGCTGGCGGGGCTCTTCCACCCCGAGCGCTACACCGAGCAGACGGCGATGAACCCGCGCGAGCTGGTGGAGGCGTGGAAGGGCGAGGGAAAGGAGGCGTGGTACATCCCCGAGCCCGACGACATCGTGGCGCACCTGGCGCCGCGGCTGCACCACCGCGAGGTGGTGCTGGTGATGTCGAACGGCGGCTTCGGCGGCATCCACGACAAGCTGCTGAAGGCGCTCGGCGAGGGGGGGTGA
- a CDS encoding FKBP-type peptidyl-prolyl cis-trans isomerase — protein sequence MKLGILFATASLAVLSACFGDPTGARLEIGPPPALPAGTDTVTTASGLKYADIIVGTGDVAQANSRVQVHYTLWLSNGSGIETSRGGAPLLFTLGDAGLIAGFSQGIPGMKEGGTRRLIIPPSLGYGSTPQTDASGRVIIPANSTLIFDVELVSVQPG from the coding sequence TTGAAGCTCGGGATCCTGTTCGCCACGGCCTCGCTGGCCGTGCTTTCCGCCTGCTTCGGCGACCCCACCGGCGCCCGGCTGGAGATCGGGCCCCCACCCGCGCTCCCCGCCGGCACCGACACCGTGACCACCGCGTCGGGGCTGAAGTACGCCGACATCATCGTGGGCACGGGCGACGTGGCCCAGGCCAACAGCCGGGTGCAGGTGCACTACACGCTCTGGCTGTCCAACGGCAGCGGCATCGAGACCTCGCGGGGCGGAGCGCCGCTCCTCTTCACGCTGGGCGACGCCGGGCTGATCGCCGGCTTCAGCCAGGGGATCCCGGGGATGAAGGAGGGCGGCACGCGCCGGCTGATCATCCCGCCGTCGCTCGGGTACGGCTCCACGCCGCAGACCGACGCCAGCGGACGGGTGATCATCCCCGCCAACTCCACGCTCATCTTCGACGTAGAGCTGGTGTCGGTGCAGCCGGGATGA
- the arfB gene encoding alternative ribosome rescue aminoacyl-tRNA hydrolase ArfB: MSDDGVLAINESLWVPRTELAYRATRSGGPGGQHVNTSSTRVELVWDVDASPSLSDEQRARIREKLANRISGEGTLLLAASEHRSQHQNKEAVTERFVELVRQALVVPKKRRKTRPSAASREERLRAKKHRSEVKRSRRTLED, translated from the coding sequence ATGAGCGACGACGGCGTCCTGGCCATCAATGAGTCGCTCTGGGTTCCCCGGACCGAGCTGGCGTACCGCGCCACCCGCTCGGGCGGCCCCGGCGGCCAGCACGTGAACACCAGCTCCACGCGCGTGGAACTGGTGTGGGACGTGGACGCGTCGCCCAGCCTGAGCGACGAGCAGCGCGCCCGCATCCGCGAGAAGCTGGCGAACCGCATCAGCGGCGAGGGCACGCTGCTGCTGGCGGCCAGCGAGCACCGCAGCCAGCACCAGAACAAGGAAGCGGTCACCGAGCGCTTCGTGGAGCTGGTCCGCCAGGCGCTCGTCGTGCCCAAGAAGCGCAGGAAGACCCGCCCCAGCGCCGCCTCGCGCGAGGAGCGCCTCCGCGCCAAGAAGCACCGTTCCGAGGTGAAGCGGAGCCGCCGGACGCTGGAAGACTGA
- a CDS encoding GlsB/YeaQ/YmgE family stress response membrane protein codes for MGILWMIIIGLIAGAIAKLIMPGRDPGGIIVTILLGIAGSLIGGFLFGGSDGRVGLIGSVVGALILLGLYRLIIGRRAHV; via the coding sequence ATGGGTATCCTGTGGATGATCATCATCGGCCTGATCGCCGGCGCGATTGCCAAGCTGATCATGCCGGGGCGTGACCCGGGCGGGATCATCGTCACCATCCTGCTCGGCATCGCGGGCTCGCTGATCGGTGGGTTCCTGTTCGGCGGCAGCGACGGGCGGGTCGGCCTCATCGGCTCGGTCGTCGGCGCGCTGATCCTCCTGGGGCTCTACCGCCTCATCATCGGCCGGCGCGCGCACGTCTAA
- the zapE gene encoding cell division protein ZapE yields the protein MLDLDTLISTLPARPDPAALVAGFVPPRRFAEKRFDDYRPDPRHPSQAGAVRRLREIAGELRGAAEAGLGRRLRALFGAEERGSGVYLDGGFGVGKTHLLAALWHEAPGPSAYLSFDELVYTIGLLGVEGTREAFRGRRLVAVDEWELDDPGNLKMALAFLRGALADGIRVATTSNTIPDELGRGRFDQKNFRSEIEELSGAFEVLEIEGADFRHRRFQADPGRAYFLDAAALEQAERRAGDRALAADFGALLRALGEVHPIRYVALVESADELLVRDVRRVTSLFDGLRWVHFVDKLYDRAVSVAMSSEAALGELFPAEFLSGAYGKKFSRCLSRMEEMLGEREGEGSAEC from the coding sequence TTGCTCGACCTGGACACGCTGATCTCGACGCTCCCCGCGCGGCCGGACCCGGCGGCGCTGGTGGCCGGGTTCGTTCCGCCGCGCCGCTTCGCGGAGAAGCGGTTCGACGACTACCGCCCCGACCCGCGGCACCCGTCGCAGGCCGGGGCGGTGCGGCGGCTGCGCGAGATCGCGGGGGAGCTGCGCGGCGCGGCGGAGGCGGGGCTCGGCCGGCGCCTCCGCGCGCTCTTCGGGGCGGAGGAGCGGGGGAGCGGGGTGTACCTGGATGGCGGGTTCGGGGTGGGCAAGACGCACCTGCTGGCGGCGCTCTGGCACGAGGCGCCCGGGCCGAGCGCCTACCTGAGCTTCGACGAGCTGGTGTACACGATCGGGCTGCTGGGCGTGGAGGGGACGCGCGAGGCCTTCCGCGGGCGGCGGCTGGTGGCGGTGGACGAGTGGGAGCTGGACGACCCCGGGAACCTGAAGATGGCGCTGGCGTTCCTGCGAGGTGCGCTGGCGGACGGGATCCGGGTCGCGACGACGTCCAACACCATTCCCGACGAGCTGGGGCGGGGGCGATTCGACCAGAAGAACTTCCGGTCGGAGATCGAGGAGCTCTCGGGCGCCTTCGAGGTGCTGGAGATCGAGGGCGCGGACTTCCGCCACCGCCGCTTCCAGGCGGACCCGGGCCGCGCGTACTTTCTGGACGCCGCGGCGCTGGAGCAGGCGGAGCGGCGCGCGGGGGACAGGGCGCTCGCGGCGGACTTCGGCGCGCTCCTCCGCGCGCTGGGCGAAGTGCACCCGATCCGCTACGTGGCGCTGGTGGAGAGCGCCGACGAGCTGCTGGTGAGGGACGTGCGCCGGGTCACCTCGCTGTTTGACGGGCTGCGGTGGGTGCACTTCGTCGACAAGCTCTACGACCGCGCCGTCTCGGTCGCCATGTCGTCCGAGGCGGCGCTGGGGGAGCTGTTCCCGGCGGAGTTCCTGAGCGGCGCGTACGGGAAGAAGTTCTCGCGCTGCCTGTCGCGGATGGAGGAGATGCTGGGGGAACGGGAGGGGGAAGGAAGTGCTGAGTGCTGA
- the gyrB gene encoding DNA topoisomerase (ATP-hydrolyzing) subunit B, translating into MASSSAAHEYNAGQIQVLKGLEAVRKRPGMYIGSTSARGLHHLVYEVVDNSIDEALAGYATHVDVVIHPDNSITVVDDGRGIPVDLHPTEKVPAVELALTVLHAGGKFDNEGEGSYKVSGGLHGVGVSVVNALSEWLRVTVKRGGQIHEMSFSRGDKTSDLAVIGETGERGTTVSFKPDTEIFEETTYSFDVLSSRLRELAFLNKGVQITLTDERPTLEGGEVRRDEYHYEGGLREFVEHLRGARKPLHPEVVYIEASKPEAEIEIAFQYDDGYNENTFTFVNNINTHEGGTHLTGFKSALTRTINDYARRVGLFKKGGVEGLSGDDVREGLTCVISVKVREPQFEGQTKTKLGNSEVKGAVESTVNEKFSEYLEEHPGVGRAIIEKAISAARAREAARKARDLTRKKSALETGVLPGKLADCSSSNPEIGELYIVEGDSAGGSAKQGRKREFQAILPLKGKILNVEKARFDKVLSNDEIRAIITAIGTGIGDDEFSLENARYHKIIIMTDADVDGSHIRTLLLTFFFRQMRQLIDEGYVYIAQPPLYLVKKGKQETYAYSDAERDELLARLKGPASGDGDGKETKGIHIQRYKGLGEMNPDQLWKTTMDPETRTLLQVTMEDAALAADIFERLMGEEVEPRRKFIEENARYVKNLDV; encoded by the coding sequence ATGGCTTCCAGCTCCGCAGCCCACGAATACAATGCCGGCCAGATCCAGGTCCTAAAGGGGCTGGAGGCGGTCCGCAAGCGCCCGGGGATGTACATCGGCTCCACCAGCGCGCGCGGCCTGCACCACCTGGTCTACGAGGTGGTCGACAACTCGATCGACGAGGCGCTGGCGGGCTACGCCACGCACGTGGACGTGGTCATCCACCCCGACAACTCGATCACCGTGGTCGACGACGGCCGCGGCATTCCCGTCGACCTGCACCCCACCGAGAAGGTGCCCGCCGTTGAGCTGGCGCTGACGGTGCTGCACGCCGGCGGCAAGTTCGACAACGAGGGCGAGGGATCGTACAAGGTCTCGGGCGGCCTGCACGGCGTGGGCGTGTCGGTCGTCAACGCGCTCAGCGAGTGGCTGCGCGTGACGGTGAAGCGCGGCGGCCAGATCCACGAGATGAGCTTCTCGCGCGGCGACAAGACCAGCGACCTGGCCGTCATCGGGGAGACCGGGGAGCGCGGGACCACCGTCTCCTTCAAGCCCGACACCGAGATCTTCGAGGAGACCACCTACTCGTTCGACGTGCTGTCGAGCCGCCTGCGCGAGCTGGCGTTCCTGAACAAGGGCGTGCAGATCACCCTCACCGACGAGCGGCCCACGCTGGAGGGCGGCGAGGTGCGGCGCGACGAGTACCACTACGAGGGCGGGCTGCGCGAGTTCGTGGAGCACCTGCGCGGCGCGCGCAAGCCGCTGCACCCCGAGGTGGTGTACATCGAGGCGTCGAAGCCCGAGGCCGAGATCGAGATCGCCTTCCAGTACGACGACGGGTACAACGAGAACACGTTCACCTTCGTCAACAACATCAACACGCACGAAGGCGGCACGCACCTCACCGGCTTCAAGAGCGCGCTGACGCGCACCATCAACGACTACGCCCGCCGCGTGGGGCTGTTCAAGAAGGGCGGCGTGGAAGGTCTCTCGGGCGACGACGTGCGCGAGGGGCTGACCTGCGTGATCAGCGTGAAGGTGCGCGAGCCGCAGTTCGAGGGGCAGACCAAGACCAAGCTGGGCAACAGCGAGGTCAAGGGCGCGGTGGAGAGCACGGTCAACGAGAAGTTCAGCGAGTACCTGGAGGAGCACCCGGGCGTCGGCCGCGCGATCATCGAGAAGGCGATCAGCGCCGCCCGCGCCCGCGAGGCCGCCCGCAAGGCGCGCGACCTGACGCGCAAGAAGAGCGCGCTGGAGACGGGCGTCCTCCCCGGCAAGCTGGCCGACTGCTCCAGCAGCAACCCCGAGATCGGCGAGCTGTACATCGTCGAGGGCGACTCGGCCGGCGGCAGCGCCAAGCAGGGGCGCAAGCGCGAGTTCCAGGCGATCCTCCCGCTGAAGGGGAAGATCCTGAACGTGGAGAAGGCGCGCTTCGACAAGGTGCTCTCGAACGACGAGATCCGGGCCATCATCACGGCCATCGGCACGGGGATCGGCGACGACGAGTTCAGCCTGGAGAACGCGCGCTACCACAAGATCATCATCATGACCGACGCGGACGTGGACGGCAGCCACATCCGCACCCTGCTGCTGACCTTCTTCTTCCGGCAGATGCGGCAGCTGATCGACGAGGGGTACGTCTACATTGCCCAGCCGCCGCTGTACCTGGTGAAGAAGGGCAAGCAGGAGACGTACGCGTACAGCGACGCCGAGCGCGACGAGCTGCTGGCGCGGCTGAAAGGTCCGGCGAGCGGGGACGGGGATGGCAAGGAGACCAAGGGGATCCACATCCAGCGCTACAAGGGCCTGGGGGAGATGAACCCCGACCAGCTCTGGAAGACCACCATGGACCCGGAGACGCGCACGCTGCTCCAGGTGACCATGGAGGACGCCGCCCTGGCCGCCGACATCTTCGAGCGGCTGATGGGCGAAGAGGTGGAGCCGCGCCGCAAGTTCATCGAGGAGAACGCGCGCTACGTGAAGAATCTGGACGTGTGA
- a CDS encoding DUF721 domain-containing protein, whose translation MSRIRRADASPQPVGDLVARFLDRSGLAGRVEAASVLTDWPQRVGPQIAAVTAPTRLADDTLFVSVATSAWMMELNLMKGELIKRVNTGRKEGRIRHIVFVMAA comes from the coding sequence TTGAGCCGTATCCGCAGAGCCGACGCGTCACCGCAGCCCGTAGGCGACCTGGTCGCGCGCTTCCTGGACCGGTCGGGGCTGGCGGGCCGCGTCGAGGCCGCCAGCGTGCTCACCGACTGGCCGCAGCGCGTGGGCCCGCAGATCGCCGCGGTGACCGCGCCCACCCGCCTGGCCGACGACACGCTGTTCGTGTCGGTGGCCACCAGCGCGTGGATGATGGAGCTGAACCTGATGAAGGGCGAGCTGATCAAGCGCGTGAACACGGGGCGCAAGGAGGGGCGGATCCGCCACATCGTGTTCGTGATGGCGGCGTGA
- a CDS encoding Fic family protein, with protein MFVITFCRAASMRSFDPGFLRNTQITHGLLRTLTAIAERKGRIQLFRDHAPQVLETLRHAAVIESTESSNRIEGITAAPERLRALVAESTAPRDRPEQEIAGYRDVLATIHANHPYISRTPNVVLQLHRDLYHFTTLPGGRWKSVDNSITEVQPDGTRIVRFEPVPAYQTAGAMRDLHQRFEEEWERGEVEPLILIAAYVLDFLCIHPFLDGNGRMARLLTLLLLYHAGHDVGRYVSLERLVEQTKESYHEALRASSRGWHEGTHTLRPWLEYLLGVVVFGAYSEIDARVGAVTSGRGAKRELVRDAVQRLPTTFRYVDVERACPGVSRPTINRALRELREEGIIRCTRPGRDATWEKS; from the coding sequence GTGTTCGTGATCACATTTTGCAGGGCAGCATCGATGCGATCTTTCGATCCCGGCTTTCTTCGGAACACGCAGATAACCCACGGGCTCCTGCGGACGCTCACCGCGATCGCCGAGCGCAAGGGGCGGATCCAGCTGTTCCGCGACCACGCACCGCAGGTGCTCGAGACGCTGAGGCATGCCGCGGTGATCGAGAGCACCGAATCATCGAATCGCATCGAGGGAATTACCGCCGCGCCCGAACGGCTGCGCGCGCTGGTGGCAGAAAGCACGGCGCCCCGCGACCGGCCGGAACAGGAGATCGCCGGTTATCGAGACGTGCTGGCCACCATCCACGCGAACCATCCGTACATTTCCCGCACGCCGAACGTGGTGCTGCAGCTGCACCGCGATCTCTACCACTTCACCACCCTTCCCGGCGGCCGCTGGAAATCGGTGGACAACAGCATCACCGAGGTGCAGCCCGACGGCACGCGCATCGTGCGCTTCGAGCCGGTGCCGGCATACCAGACGGCCGGCGCGATGCGCGATCTGCACCAGCGTTTCGAAGAGGAGTGGGAGCGCGGAGAGGTGGAGCCGCTGATCCTCATCGCGGCTTACGTCCTCGACTTCCTGTGCATCCACCCGTTCCTCGACGGCAATGGCCGGATGGCGCGTCTGCTCACGCTGCTTCTGCTCTACCACGCCGGGCACGACGTGGGCCGGTACGTCAGCCTGGAGCGCCTGGTCGAGCAGACGAAGGAGAGCTATCACGAGGCGCTGCGGGCATCGTCCCGTGGTTGGCACGAAGGCACGCATACGCTCCGGCCCTGGCTCGAGTACCTGTTGGGAGTGGTCGTGTTCGGCGCCTACTCCGAGATCGACGCGCGGGTCGGCGCGGTCACGTCCGGGCGCGGGGCCAAGCGCGAGCTGGTCCGCGATGCAGTACAGCGGCTGCCCACCACCTTCCGCTACGTGGACGTCGAGCGTGCATGCCCCGGCGTCAGCCGCCCCACCATCAACCGGGCCCTGCGCGAGCTGCGGGAAGAGGGCATCATCCGGTGCACGCGTCCGGGCCGCGATGCGACGTGGGAGAAATCATGA